From one Cupriavidus sp. P-10 genomic stretch:
- a CDS encoding outer membrane lipoprotein carrier protein LolA: protein MAGAAFGIAMPASAAAPSPAAPAAGQAAPAFGVDQLMSTLAQRKSGRVRFTETKYIAMLAKPVQSSGELLFTAPDHLEKRTLSPKAENMVLDGDMLTVERDGKRFTMPLQNYPELAAFIESIRGTLAGNRHTLERYYKLGLEGRASRWTLTLTPADSRMAAVVSQVRIDGTQDALDRVEIRQADGDRSVMTIRPAGRP from the coding sequence ATGGCAGGCGCTGCGTTCGGCATCGCGATGCCAGCCAGCGCCGCGGCACCCTCGCCAGCCGCGCCTGCCGCGGGACAGGCAGCACCCGCCTTCGGCGTCGACCAGCTGATGTCCACGCTGGCGCAGCGCAAATCGGGCCGGGTCCGCTTCACCGAGACCAAGTACATAGCGATGCTGGCCAAGCCGGTGCAGTCTTCCGGCGAACTGCTCTTCACCGCACCAGACCACCTGGAGAAGCGCACTCTATCGCCCAAGGCCGAAAACATGGTGCTCGACGGCGACATGCTGACGGTGGAACGCGACGGCAAGCGTTTCACCATGCCGCTGCAGAACTACCCAGAGCTGGCGGCCTTTATCGAAAGCATCCGCGGCACGCTCGCCGGCAACCGCCACACGCTGGAGCGCTACTACAAGCTCGGCCTCGAAGGCCGTGCCAGCCGCTGGACCTTGACGCTGACGCCGGCGGACTCGCGCATGGCGGCGGTCGTCAGCCAGGTGCGCATCGACGGCACCCAGGATGCGCTGGACCGCGTCGAGATCCGCCAGGCCGACGGCGACCGCTCCGTGATGACGATCCGCCCCGCCGGCCGCCCATGA